One segment of Spiroplasma kunkelii CR2-3x DNA contains the following:
- a CDS encoding lipoprotein — protein sequence MKKWISILGTIVLTATSTTTLISCNKENNNENEGNNKPKPSPKPSYNTQQPPENSNWKLIDKNDRENEFLKPNNKWYFYVRQFGSEYKYEKFYFDDNFIKNQNTHWQHLKNGTDFIWKNNSVYCFSGSNEPQIPTIDKNTGEITDWKEQKGTK from the coding sequence ATGAAAAAATGAATAAGTATTTTAGGAACAATCGTATTAACAGCAACAAGCACAACAACATTAATCAGTTGTAATAAAGAAAATAATAATGAAAACGAGGGAAATAATAAACCAAAACCATCACCAAAACCATCATATAACACACAACAACCACCGGAAAATAGTAATTGAAAATTAATTGATAAAAATGATAGAGAAAATGAATTTTTAAAACCAAATAATAAATGATATTTTTATGTTCGTCAATTTGGTAGTGAATATAAATATGAAAAATTTTATTTTGATGATAATTTTATAAAAAATCAAAATACACACTGACAACATTTAAAAAATGGAACAGATTTTATATGAAAAAATAATTCTGTTTATTGTTTTAGCGGAAGCAATGAACCCCAAATACCAACTATCGACAAAAACACCGGTGAAATTACAGATTGAAAAGAACAAAAAGGAACTAAATAA
- a CDS encoding DDE-type integrase/transposase/recombinase, with the protein MDAKYFVPSKFPVDKKYYVYDFIDEKTRLALGYVYDKLSIDNAIDSVKKAISDFKNIFGVKITRIRTNNGSEFINNYRNNQKNNVKETNFTQFLTDKNIFHQTTPVRSPQSNGKIEKFHQNYTKLFVFEEKILNVVSLQNKLNDYYYFYNFERVHKSLNFQTPFNFLNSLIK; encoded by the coding sequence ATGGACGCTAAATATTTTGTACCAAGTAAATTTCCAGTTGATAAAAAGTATTATGTTTATGATTTTATTGATGAAAAAACAAGATTAGCATTAGGATATGTTTATGATAAATTAAGTATTGATAATGCTATTGATTCTGTTAAAAAAGCAATTAGTGATTTTAAAAATATATTTGGTGTTAAAATAACACGGATTAGAACTAATAACGGTTCTGAATTTATTAATAATTATCGGAATAATCAAAAAAATAATGTTAAAGAAACTAATTTTACTCAATTTTTAACAGATAAAAATATTTTTCATCAGACAACACCCGTTCGTTCTCCACAGTCAAACGGCAAGATTGAAAAATTTCATCAAAATTATACTAAATTATTTGTATTTGAAGAAAAAATATTAAATGTCGTTAGTTTACAGAATAAATTAAATGATTATTATTATTTTTATAATTTTGAAAGAGTTCATAAGTCTTTAAATTTTCAGACACCATTTAACTTTTTGAATAGTTTAATTAAATAA
- the rnc gene encoding ribonuclease III, whose product MQFINKQREQLFFELKAFFKHYHVFIKEPQYYLEALTHNSYANENNLSYTYQRMELLGDAILAKEISLYLFLSFPDKNEGEITNLRSKIVREGTLAELVRRINWAPFLLLGKGEIKTKGYEKNRILADIYESMIAALYLDLGEEVVRNFINDTLIQMVSNPGFFDQIRDYKTELQEFLQAGDARTLEYKLIKESPPLEGNRVLYTVVAEIEGIRYGKGCGYTHKEAEQLAARDALQKLVIKSKYDFENK is encoded by the coding sequence ATGCAGTTTATAAACAAACAGCGAGAACAACTTTTTTTCGAGTTAAAAGCTTTTTTTAAACATTATCATGTTTTTATTAAAGAACCACAATATTATTTAGAAGCCTTAACTCATAATTCTTATGCAAATGAAAATAATTTAAGTTATACTTATCAACGAATGGAATTATTGGGTGATGCAATTTTAGCAAAAGAAATTTCCTTATACTTATTTTTAAGTTTCCCTGATAAAAATGAAGGTGAAATTACTAATTTACGTAGTAAAATTGTTCGGGAAGGAACATTAGCAGAATTAGTTCGTCGAATAAATTGAGCACCTTTCTTATTATTAGGAAAAGGAGAAATTAAAACAAAAGGATATGAAAAAAATCGTATTTTAGCTGATATTTATGAGTCAATGATTGCTGCATTATATCTTGATTTGGGTGAAGAAGTTGTTCGTAATTTTATTAATGACACCCTTATTCAAATGGTTTCTAATCCTGGTTTTTTTGATCAAATTCGAGATTACAAAACGGAATTACAAGAATTTTTACAAGCTGGTGATGCACGAACATTAGAATATAAATTAATTAAAGAATCACCGCCATTAGAAGGAAATCGAGTTTTATATACTGTGGTTGCAGAAATTGAGGGAATTCGTTATGGTAAAGGATGCGGTTATACTCATAAAGAAGCTGAGCAATTAGCTGCTCGTGATGCGCTACAAAAATTAGTAATAAAATCAAAATATGATTTCGAAAATAAATAA
- the plsX gene encoding phosphate acyltransferase PlsX gives MSKIAIDMMGTDLGIKPIINALKVFMKKYDDVTFILIGAEKELKATTAAAKLDNTKYEIFATTEVIAMTEGMMEVRRKPNSSMVRGTELLRDQKVDALVSGGSTAAFLAACHFIVGEISGVLRPAFMPFIPTVNKGKSVLMLDVGANLENDAQDLINFAIMASVYAQEIMHNPKPSVAILNIGEEASKGKDYHKEAYKLLENNKNIFFKGNIEPRDITSDFVDIIVTDGFTGNIALKTLEGMAKNLMGVIKYELTKNFYRKLKAFSLRKAFRGIRETFDYRNNAAALVLGLRAIAVKTHGSSDEKSWISTLELTRTAVVNDFVQKMTVKLLKGN, from the coding sequence ATGAGTAAAATTGCAATTGATATGATGGGAACTGATTTAGGCATTAAACCAATTATCAACGCTTTGAAAGTTTTTATGAAGAAATATGACGATGTTACTTTTATTTTAATTGGAGCTGAGAAGGAACTGAAGGCTACCACCGCAGCAGCAAAGTTAGATAATACAAAATATGAAATTTTTGCTACAACAGAAGTAATTGCAATGACAGAAGGTATGATGGAAGTTCGTCGTAAACCAAATAGTTCAATGGTTCGTGGAACTGAATTATTGCGTGATCAAAAAGTAGATGCTTTGGTATCTGGTGGTTCAACCGCAGCTTTTTTAGCAGCGTGTCATTTTATTGTGGGAGAAATTTCCGGAGTTTTACGGCCAGCTTTTATGCCTTTTATTCCAACAGTTAACAAGGGAAAGTCTGTTTTAATGCTAGATGTTGGTGCTAATTTAGAAAATGATGCCCAAGATCTTATTAATTTTGCAATTATGGCTAGTGTTTATGCGCAAGAAATTATGCACAATCCAAAACCAAGTGTGGCAATCTTAAATATTGGTGAAGAAGCATCAAAAGGAAAAGATTATCATAAAGAAGCTTATAAATTATTAGAAAATAATAAAAATATTTTTTTTAAAGGAAATATTGAGCCACGTGATATTACTAGTGATTTTGTTGATATTATTGTAACAGATGGTTTTACTGGTAATATTGCTCTAAAAACATTGGAAGGAATGGCAAAAAATTTAATGGGTGTTATTAAATATGAATTAACAAAGAATTTTTATCGAAAATTAAAAGCTTTTTCGTTACGAAAAGCTTTTCGGGGAATTCGTGAAACCTTTGATTATCGAAATAATGCAGCAGCATTAGTCTTAGGATTAAGAGCAATTGCTGTTAAAACGCATGGTAGTAGTGATGAAAAATCATGAATTAGTACTTTAGAATTAACTCGTACCGCAGTTGTAAATGATTTTGTGCAAAAAATGACAGTTAAATTGTTAAAGGGGAATTAA
- a CDS encoding polyribonucleotide nucleotidyltransferase — MAKQVFKKIINNQELIVEHGQLAKQASGSILVRYGDTVVLVTATVNNKLSEGDFFPLTVVFQEKLYSVGKIPGGFFKREGKPSEYGTLSARVIDRALRPLFSENFRNEVQIVINVLAVDNDHDVRVVSLFAASLALSISKIPFAVPVAGTLVTVDQNNIIINPTLEQINNGKMELIVAGTAEAINMVEAGAKEVSESLMLQAILAGHDVIRQLITFQHEIIAKVGVPKMELELFQIRSEIITYVNNNYAKELITAARIKEKTKRYETIEHLVEQAINNYSIPVLLSEKEQKKLTLELKAALHNIIRQEVRRQILIDKTRLDGRKLDQIRPLSSEIDILPVVHGSALFTRGETQVLSVVTLGALGENQIIDGITDEEGKRFMHHYNFPPFSVGETGRMGAPSRREIGHGLLGEKALLQIIPSERVFPYTIRIVSEVLESNGSTSQASICAATLALMAAGVPIIAPVVGIAMGLIKEKNNYTILTDIQGMEDQLGDMDFKVAGTTKGICALQMDIKIAGINKEILQEALEAAKKARLTILDNVLATISEPRAHLAPTAPKMKTFMIPVNKIREVIGPSGKMITAIIEKSDNVKINIEYDGQVTICHRESTAIEKAYQLIKAIAMPVIVGEEIIGPVVKIEKFGVFVNLKENLDGLIHISKLSKQHVEKAEDIVQLNDIIKVKVIEIDGKGKIKLQLIEILPKK; from the coding sequence ATGGCAAAACAAGTATTTAAAAAAATAATAAATAATCAGGAACTAATTGTTGAGCATGGCCAATTAGCAAAACAAGCAAGTGGTTCAATTTTAGTGCGTTATGGTGATACTGTTGTTTTAGTAACCGCAACAGTTAATAACAAACTTAGTGAAGGTGATTTTTTTCCTTTAACAGTTGTTTTTCAAGAAAAATTATATTCAGTCGGAAAAATTCCGGGTGGATTTTTTAAACGAGAAGGGAAGCCATCTGAATATGGTACTTTATCAGCACGAGTAATTGACCGTGCTTTACGGCCATTATTTTCAGAAAATTTTCGTAATGAAGTTCAAATTGTTATTAATGTTCTTGCTGTTGATAATGATCATGATGTGCGGGTGGTTAGTTTATTTGCGGCATCATTAGCACTTAGTATTTCTAAAATTCCATTTGCTGTCCCAGTAGCGGGAACATTAGTAACTGTTGATCAAAATAATATTATTATTAATCCAACATTAGAACAAATTAATAATGGCAAAATGGAATTAATTGTTGCTGGAACAGCAGAGGCAATTAATATGGTTGAAGCGGGGGCAAAAGAAGTTTCTGAAAGTTTAATGTTGCAAGCAATTTTAGCGGGACATGATGTTATTCGACAATTAATTACTTTTCAGCATGAAATTATTGCAAAAGTTGGGGTACCAAAAATGGAACTTGAATTGTTTCAAATTCGTTCTGAAATTATTACTTATGTTAATAACAATTATGCAAAAGAGTTAATTACAGCTGCTCGAATTAAAGAAAAAACAAAACGTTATGAAACAATTGAACATTTAGTTGAACAAGCAATTAATAATTATTCTATTCCAGTTCTACTTTCAGAAAAAGAACAGAAAAAATTGACCCTAGAATTAAAAGCAGCTTTACATAATATTATTCGTCAAGAAGTGCGTCGCCAAATTTTAATTGATAAAACACGCTTAGATGGCCGAAAATTAGATCAAATTCGCCCATTAAGTAGTGAAATTGATATATTACCAGTTGTTCATGGTAGTGCTTTGTTCACTAGGGGCGAAACACAAGTTTTATCAGTTGTAACATTAGGTGCATTAGGTGAAAATCAAATTATTGATGGAATTACCGATGAAGAAGGTAAACGTTTTATGCATCATTATAACTTTCCACCATTTTCAGTTGGTGAAACTGGGCGGATGGGTGCTCCTTCACGACGAGAAATTGGTCATGGCTTATTAGGAGAAAAAGCATTATTACAAATTATTCCTAGCGAAAGAGTGTTTCCATATACAATTCGTATTGTTTCCGAAGTTTTAGAATCAAATGGTAGTACTTCACAAGCATCAATTTGTGCTGCTACATTAGCTCTAATGGCGGCTGGAGTGCCAATTATAGCGCCAGTAGTTGGGATTGCAATGGGTTTAATTAAAGAAAAAAATAATTATACTATTTTAACTGATATTCAAGGGATGGAAGATCAACTTGGCGATATGGACTTTAAAGTAGCCGGAACTACAAAAGGAATTTGTGCCTTACAAATGGACATTAAAATTGCAGGAATTAATAAGGAAATTCTCCAAGAAGCTTTAGAAGCGGCAAAAAAAGCACGGTTAACAATTTTAGATAATGTTTTAGCAACTATTTCTGAACCACGAGCACATTTAGCACCAACAGCACCAAAAATGAAAACATTTATGATTCCTGTTAATAAGATTCGGGAAGTTATTGGTCCGAGTGGTAAAATGATTACAGCTATTATTGAAAAATCAGATAATGTTAAAATCAATATTGAGTATGATGGTCAAGTGACAATTTGTCATAGAGAAAGCACAGCGATTGAAAAAGCATATCAGTTAATCAAAGCAATTGCAATGCCAGTTATTGTTGGTGAAGAAATAATTGGACCAGTTGTTAAAATTGAAAAATTTGGTGTTTTTGTTAATTTAAAAGAAAATCTTGATGGTTTAATTCATATTTCTAAATTATCTAAACAACATGTTGAAAAAGCAGAAGATATTGTTCAATTAAACGATATTATTAAAGTTAAAGTAATAGAAATTGATGGGAAAGGGAAAATTAAGTTACAATTAATTGAAATATTACCTAAAAAGTAA
- a CDS encoding rhodanese-like domain-containing protein has protein sequence MNQKAVYMDNEIFETQKEQALLLDVRTEIEFKALRQIPNSINVYIFDLLQDPSHYLSNKNQLIITLCNGGNRSSEAALELRQLGYHNAFVLKNGIYGYYGWKEQETKK, from the coding sequence ATGAACCAAAAAGCAGTATATATGGATAATGAAATCTTTGAAACACAAAAAGAACAAGCTTTATTATTAGATGTCCGCACTGAGATTGAATTTAAAGCATTACGACAAATTCCAAATTCAATCAATGTTTATATTTTTGATTTGCTCCAAGATCCATCGCATTACTTATCAAACAAAAACCAATTAATTATTACATTATGCAATGGTGGTAATCGCAGTAGTGAAGCAGCATTAGAACTACGACAATTAGGATATCATAATGCTTTTGTTTTAAAAAATGGGATTTATGGTTATTACGGTTGAAAAGAACAAGAAACAAAAAAATAA
- the dnaJ gene encoding molecular chaperone DnaJ, with protein MGKRDYYEVLGVNRNATDDEIKRAFRQLAKKYHPDVSKEKDAEAKFKEINEAFEVLSDPNKRRNYDQFGHAGTDPNGFGGFGGFSHGFSSMGVFEDIFSGGFGDIFENFFASGKKRRGFSNQPIRGENIARRVTLTLKEQMFGKKINLDLNIDKKCEICDGTGAKDLKKDIHTCTTCDGYGYVNLEQRSIFGVIQSQQPCPDCKGRGKVITNKCSKCKGQGNYCGKETVEIELPKSIYENQQLRIREKGNYGLNNGPRGDIYLEISVKPNKYFKRVNDNLHLNLPVSYLDALLGAEIKVPTFDGDVHLKLPSNTKTNSIFNIPNHGFFKSPTSTKRGDLIVNVIVTIPTKLSPEEKTILQKLRNNSSFKITDDFYENL; from the coding sequence ATGGGAAAACGAGACTATTATGAAGTATTGGGCGTTAATCGTAATGCCACTGATGATGAAATTAAACGTGCTTTTCGACAATTAGCAAAAAAATATCATCCTGATGTTTCAAAAGAGAAAGATGCCGAAGCAAAGTTTAAGGAAATTAATGAAGCTTTTGAAGTTTTATCTGATCCAAATAAACGTCGCAATTATGATCAGTTTGGTCATGCTGGAACTGACCCCAATGGTTTTGGTGGTTTTGGTGGCTTTAGTCATGGTTTTAGTAGTATGGGAGTTTTTGAAGATATTTTCTCTGGTGGTTTTGGTGATATTTTTGAAAACTTTTTTGCTAGTGGTAAAAAACGCCGTGGTTTTAGTAATCAACCAATTAGAGGGGAAAATATTGCTAGACGTGTTACATTAACGTTAAAAGAACAAATGTTTGGGAAGAAAATAAACCTAGATTTAAATATTGATAAAAAATGTGAAATCTGTGATGGAACTGGAGCAAAAGACCTTAAAAAAGACATTCATACTTGTACAACTTGTGATGGTTATGGTTATGTTAACCTTGAACAGCGTAGTATTTTTGGTGTGATTCAATCACAGCAACCTTGTCCTGATTGTAAAGGGCGTGGAAAAGTAATTACTAATAAATGTTCAAAATGTAAAGGTCAAGGGAATTATTGTGGGAAAGAAACAGTAGAAATTGAGTTACCGAAATCAATTTATGAAAATCAACAGTTACGAATTCGTGAAAAAGGAAACTACGGTCTAAATAATGGCCCACGGGGAGATATTTATTTAGAAATTTCAGTAAAACCAAATAAATATTTTAAGCGGGTTAATGATAACCTTCATTTAAATTTACCAGTATCTTATTTAGATGCTTTACTAGGAGCTGAAATTAAAGTTCCAACTTTTGATGGGGATGTTCATTTGAAATTACCATCAAATACAAAAACAAATAGTATTTTTAATATTCCAAATCATGGGTTTTTCAAATCACCAACATCTACAAAACGAGGAGATTTAATTGTTAATGTGATTGTAACAATTCCAACAAAATTATCGCCAGAAGAAAAAACAATTTTACAAAAGTTAAGAAATAATAGTTCGTTTAAAATTACTGATGATTTCTATGAGAATTTATAA
- the dnaK gene encoding molecular chaperone DnaK, with the protein MAKIIGIDLGTTNSCVAVMEGKDFKVLENPEGQRTTPSVVSFKNEEIIVGDAAKRQAVTNPNTISSIKRKMGTSEKVHVNNKDYSPEQISAEILRYLKNYAEKKLGQKVSKAVITVPAYFNDAQRQATKDAGKIAGLEVERIINEPTAAALAYGIDKVDKEQKVLVFDLGGGTFDVSILDLADGTFEVLATAGDNHLGGDDFDEVIIQWMVDKFKKDNGIDLKTDKMAMQRLKEEAEKAKKNLSSQLQTEIAAPFITARDGNPLHLNLTLTRSKFNEMTKSLVQRTIEPVRKALADAKLKPSDLDQVLLVGGSTRIPAVQEVIKYELGKEPNRTINPDEVVAIGAAIQGGVLAGDVKDVLLLDVTPLSLGIETLGEVSTVLIPRNTTIPTSKSQVFSTAADNQPAVDIHVLQGERKMAADNKSLGRFQLSGIEPAPKGIPQIEVKFSIDANGIVSVTAKDLKTSKEQSVTITNGGGLTEEEIQRMINEAEQNKDKDEQKLKNIELRNKAESYLSTITQALEGNKDKMDSEQLKASEEITAEIKELLEKEDYVGLEAKMAALEQAMAEASKFMNDQQGDQSEPEVTNDDNK; encoded by the coding sequence ATGGCAAAAATTATTGGTATTGATTTAGGAACAACAAATTCATGTGTTGCTGTGATGGAAGGAAAAGATTTTAAAGTTTTAGAAAATCCCGAAGGGCAACGAACAACACCATCAGTTGTTTCATTTAAAAATGAAGAAATTATTGTGGGAGATGCGGCAAAACGGCAAGCAGTAACAAACCCAAATACAATTAGTTCGATTAAACGTAAAATGGGGACATCAGAAAAAGTTCATGTTAATAATAAAGATTATAGTCCTGAACAAATTTCTGCTGAAATTTTACGTTATTTAAAAAACTATGCTGAGAAAAAATTAGGACAAAAAGTTTCAAAAGCAGTTATTACTGTTCCGGCTTATTTTAATGACGCACAACGACAAGCAACAAAAGATGCTGGAAAAATTGCTGGATTAGAAGTTGAAAGAATTATTAATGAACCAACTGCGGCAGCATTAGCTTATGGAATTGATAAAGTTGATAAAGAACAAAAAGTTTTAGTATTTGACTTAGGGGGAGGAACTTTTGATGTTTCAATCTTAGATTTAGCAGATGGAACATTTGAGGTTTTAGCAACCGCTGGGGATAATCATTTAGGAGGAGATGACTTTGATGAAGTTATTATTCAATGAATGGTTGATAAATTTAAAAAAGATAATGGTATTGATTTAAAAACAGATAAAATGGCAATGCAACGATTGAAAGAAGAAGCAGAAAAAGCGAAAAAAAATCTTTCTTCACAATTACAAACTGAAATTGCAGCACCATTTATTACTGCGCGTGATGGAAATCCATTACATTTAAACCTAACATTAACAAGATCAAAATTTAATGAAATGACAAAAAGCCTTGTTCAACGAACAATTGAACCAGTTCGTAAAGCATTAGCTGATGCAAAATTAAAACCTAGTGATTTAGACCAAGTTTTACTAGTGGGAGGAAGTACGAGAATTCCAGCGGTACAAGAAGTTATTAAATATGAATTAGGAAAAGAACCAAACCGCACAATTAATCCTGATGAAGTTGTTGCAATTGGTGCAGCAATTCAAGGGGGAGTTTTAGCTGGTGATGTAAAAGATGTCTTATTATTAGATGTTACACCATTATCATTAGGTATTGAAACATTAGGAGAAGTCTCAACTGTTTTAATTCCTCGTAATACCACAATTCCAACATCAAAATCACAAGTGTTTTCAACCGCTGCTGATAATCAACCAGCTGTTGATATTCATGTTTTACAAGGGGAACGTAAAATGGCAGCAGATAATAAATCATTAGGACGATTCCAATTATCTGGGATTGAACCAGCACCAAAAGGAATTCCCCAAATTGAAGTTAAGTTTTCAATTGATGCAAACGGAATTGTATCAGTTACTGCAAAAGATTTAAAAACAAGTAAAGAACAATCAGTTACCATTACTAATGGTGGTGGTTTAACAGAAGAAGAAATTCAACGAATGATTAATGAAGCAGAACAAAATAAAGATAAAGATGAGCAAAAATTAAAAAACATTGAATTGCGTAATAAGGCAGAGTCATATCTTTCAACAATTACACAAGCTTTAGAAGGAAATAAGGATAAAATGGATTCTGAACAGTTAAAAGCTTCTGAAGAAATTACAGCAGAAATTAAAGAATTGTTAGAAAAAGAAGATTATGTTGGTTTAGAAGCAAAAATGGCAGCATTAGAACAAGCAATGGCTGAAGCTTCAAAATTTATGAATGACCAACAAGGTGATCAATCTGAACCAGAAGTTACGAATGATGATAACAAATAA
- a CDS encoding nucleotide exchange factor GrpE, with protein MSNEKNNKSSPNQLKEKIQQLRKELANNQPADSPSEPGKTATAPTTEANNLAIIEDLEHEIDLLLKDNLRLREEKLLVLADGENLKKRIHEEVADIKRYRAAGMAEKLLPTLDNFERALQVTNVTPEVKNFLTGFEMIYRMFKTVFEEEGITAMETKVGEQFNSNFHSAIEIIETTDVSSGCIVKILQKGYMIHDRVLRHVSVQVAK; from the coding sequence ATGAGTAATGAAAAAAATAATAAATCTTCGCCAAACCAATTAAAAGAAAAAATTCAACAATTACGGAAAGAATTAGCAAATAATCAACCTGCTGATTCACCGTCAGAACCAGGGAAAACAGCAACAGCACCAACAACTGAAGCAAATAATTTGGCAATTATTGAAGATTTAGAACATGAAATTGATTTATTGTTAAAAGACAATTTACGCTTGCGAGAAGAAAAATTATTAGTTTTAGCTGATGGTGAAAATTTAAAGAAAAGAATTCATGAAGAAGTTGCTGATATTAAACGTTATCGTGCAGCAGGGATGGCAGAAAAATTATTGCCAACATTAGATAACTTTGAGCGTGCTTTACAAGTTACTAATGTAACACCAGAAGTGAAAAACTTTTTAACAGGGTTTGAAATGATTTATCGTATGTTTAAAACGGTTTTTGAAGAAGAAGGTATTACCGCAATGGAGACAAAAGTAGGAGAACAGTTTAATTCTAATTTCCATTCGGCAATTGAAATTATTGAAACAACTGATGTTTCATCAGGATGTATTGTTAAAATTTTACAAAAAGGATATATGATTCATGATCGTGTCTTACGTCATGTATCAGTGCAAGTTGCAAAATAA
- the hrcA gene encoding heat-inducible transcriptional repressor HrcA, with translation MLLVLTQRQENILKVIVEEYTKTAQPVGSKAIMAWSLIDSSSATIRNECAILEKEGFLEKEHASSGRIPSTKGYRYYVDNLMVEKNIDDIKNRIEALFVNRNMSINDILDQTGQILSEMTNLTTVVVGPNFQEELLKKIELLPISETQAVVVFVLTNGHVENKMFTIDKNSSMNDLKISVELFNTRLENTKITDIPTKFEVIRPILEQQVKHYEYILKQFVNALTNIVKPSYSTHGIQYMLQNPEYNNPERIKQVISLIETISPFDYFKKQQNNPSENFVSIQIGNETGFNNDDMALLTTTYKVDDMQEGGIALVGPKRLEYDKLYEVLEWLTYRIKEAYQKEDREGEINE, from the coding sequence GTGCTGCTGGTGTTAACCCAACGACAAGAAAACATTTTAAAAGTAATTGTAGAAGAATACACAAAAACAGCACAGCCTGTTGGAAGTAAAGCTATTATGGCTTGGTCCTTAATAGATTCTTCTTCTGCAACAATTCGTAATGAATGTGCAATTTTAGAAAAAGAAGGTTTTTTAGAAAAAGAACATGCTTCATCGGGAAGAATTCCATCAACAAAAGGTTATCGTTATTATGTTGATAACTTGATGGTTGAGAAAAATATTGATGATATTAAAAACCGTATTGAAGCCTTATTTGTTAATCGAAATATGTCAATTAATGATATTCTTGATCAAACAGGCCAAATTTTAAGTGAAATGACAAATTTAACAACAGTTGTTGTTGGTCCAAACTTTCAAGAAGAATTATTAAAAAAAATTGAATTATTGCCAATTTCTGAAACACAAGCAGTTGTTGTTTTTGTTTTAACAAATGGGCATGTTGAAAATAAAATGTTTACAATTGATAAAAATAGTTCGATGAATGATTTAAAAATTTCTGTTGAATTATTTAATACACGGTTAGAAAATACTAAAATAACTGATATTCCAACAAAATTTGAAGTAATTCGTCCAATTTTAGAACAACAAGTAAAACATTATGAATATATTTTAAAACAATTTGTTAACGCTTTAACAAATATTGTTAAACCAAGTTATTCAACACATGGGATTCAATATATGCTCCAAAATCCGGAATATAATAATCCAGAACGAATTAAACAAGTTATTAGCTTAATTGAAACAATTTCACCGTTTGATTATTTTAAAAAACAACAGAATAACCCAAGCGAAAATTTTGTTTCAATTCAAATTGGGAATGAAACAGGGTTTAACAATGATGATATGGCTTTGTTGACAACAACTTATAAGGTTGATGATATGCAAGAAGGAGGAATTGCTTTAGTAGGGCCAAAGCGGTTAGAATATGATAAGCTTTATGAAGTTCTTGAATGATTAACTTATCGGATTAAAGAAGCATATCAAAAAGAAGATAGAGAGGGTGAGATTAATGAGTAA